One Mugil cephalus isolate CIBA_MC_2020 chromosome 8, CIBA_Mcephalus_1.1, whole genome shotgun sequence genomic window carries:
- the kazald3 gene encoding kazal-type serine peptidase inhibitor domain 3, with translation MLVLVLLSLGLNLHTCRPFPNQLPDLGLHAPGQIPLADPLQDYERLDAELAGDGGNGTGSVEGCGPCELDLCPETRGCRAGLVRDSCGCCEECGNLEGQACDPGDRSVFYGLCGTGMRCAADPGPARGGGGGRGGGDEEEEEEVCICEDQEVVCGSDGSTYINMCQFREAAFSEPSLEPRGRSPCRTVPVIKVPPQNQVQGTGSSLVFLCEVFAFPMALVEWRKDGQDVVLPGDDPHISVQSRGGPLKFELSSWLQIEGAEPGDSGTYRCIAHNNLGSVSASAVLDVLGAEDLASYLSNSVSEMKQLMDATDYDEDFY, from the exons atgctggttctggttctccTCAGTCTCGGTCTGAACCTCCACACATGCCGGCCTTTTCCCAACCAGCTGCCCGACCTCGGGCTTCATGCGCCCGGTCAGATCCCGCTCGCCGACCCGCTGCAGGACTACGAGCGTCTGGATGCGGAGCTGGCGGGAGACGGCGGTAACGGGACCGGGTCGGTGGAGGGCTGCGGGCCGTGTGAGCTGGACCTGTGCCCGGAGACTCGAGGCTGCCGGGCCGGTTTGGTGCGGGACTCCTGCGGCTGCTGCGAGGAGTGCGGGAACCTGGAGGGACAGGCCTGCGACCCGGGGGACCGGAGCGTGTTCTACGGGCTGTGCGGGACCGGGATGCGGTGCGCGGCGGATCCGGGTCCCGcacgaggaggtggaggaggaagaggaggaggtgatgaggaggaggaggaggaggtgtgtatCTGTGAGGACCAGGAGGTGGTCTGTGGTTCTGATGGATCCACCTACATCAACATGTGTCAGTTCAGAGAGGCCGCATTCAGCGAACCGAGCCTGGAACCCAGAGGGAGGAGCCCCTGCAGGACAG TCCCGGTCATTAAGGTCCCCCCTCAGAACCAGGTCCAGGGGACCGGCAGTAGTCTGGTCTTTCTCTGTGAGGTCTTTGCGTTTCCGATGGCGTTGGTCGAGTGGAGGAAGGACGGACAAGATGTTGTCCTACCGGGGGACGACCCACACATCTCTGTCCAG TCTCGGGGTGGTCCTCTGAAATTCGAGCTGTCCAGTTGGCTGCAGATtgagggggcggagcctgggGACTCAGGGACCTATCGCTGCATCGCCCACAACAACCTGGggtctgtctctgcctctgctgtcCTGGACGTCCTGGGAGCAG AGGACCTGGCGTCCTACCTGTCCAACAGTGTGTCTGAGATGAAGCAGCTGATGGATGCCACCGACTATGACGAGGACTTCTACTGA